One segment of Humidesulfovibrio mexicanus DNA contains the following:
- a CDS encoding hemolysin family protein, translating to MPVEALWEILAILLLILLNGFFSLAEMALVASRKSRLATMARQGNSRAAQALKLLEEPDRLFSTVQIGITLVGVLAGVFGGATLSVHLEAWLAAQPLLADHAAGLSLGIVILCITVLSLVLGELLPKKAAFSDPERFACLTSPAMLLVRAAARPAVGLLAMTSRALARLMGLTRQRQHITEEDIKALINEGVHAGVVPLQERDLLERVFRLDDRGVATLMTHRSRVEWLDLDAPEQENLARMAQSAHSRFPVCAGELNDIVGVVKARDYLAARATGHAAPLSEHLRQPVFIPDTARSSALLEAFRNRSETRFAVVVDEYGDIMGIATLRDLLEAIVGDLPDQHDEGEPQAVAREDGSWLLDGLLPLREACAVVDFCWPQDEPRRIETLAGFLMHQLGRLPKIGDVIHWKGLRFEIVDMDARRIDRVLLSREQTQAEQ from the coding sequence GTGCCCGTCGAAGCCCTCTGGGAGATCCTGGCCATACTCCTGCTCATTCTCCTGAACGGCTTCTTCTCCTTGGCGGAAATGGCCCTGGTGGCCTCCAGAAAGTCGCGGCTGGCCACCATGGCCCGGCAGGGAAACAGCAGGGCCGCACAAGCCCTGAAGCTGCTGGAGGAGCCCGATCGGCTCTTCTCCACGGTGCAGATCGGCATCACCCTGGTGGGGGTGCTGGCCGGAGTGTTCGGCGGCGCCACCCTGTCCGTGCACCTGGAGGCCTGGCTGGCCGCACAGCCCCTGCTGGCGGACCACGCCGCAGGACTCTCCCTGGGCATCGTCATCCTCTGCATCACGGTCTTGAGCCTTGTCCTGGGCGAACTGCTACCCAAGAAGGCGGCCTTCTCCGACCCGGAACGCTTCGCCTGCCTCACCTCCCCGGCCATGCTCCTGGTGCGGGCCGCGGCCCGCCCTGCTGTCGGCCTGCTCGCCATGACCTCCCGCGCCCTGGCCCGGCTCATGGGGCTTACGCGACAGCGGCAACACATCACCGAAGAAGACATCAAGGCGCTCATCAACGAAGGCGTGCACGCCGGGGTCGTGCCCCTTCAAGAGCGCGACCTGCTGGAACGCGTGTTCCGCCTGGACGACAGAGGCGTGGCAACGCTCATGACGCACCGGTCACGCGTGGAGTGGCTGGACTTGGACGCCCCGGAGCAGGAGAACCTCGCGCGCATGGCCCAGAGCGCCCACTCCCGTTTTCCGGTGTGCGCGGGCGAGCTGAACGACATCGTCGGCGTGGTCAAGGCCAGGGACTACCTGGCCGCCCGCGCCACAGGCCATGCGGCCCCGCTTTCCGAGCACCTGCGGCAGCCCGTGTTCATACCGGACACGGCCCGCTCCTCCGCCCTGCTGGAAGCCTTCCGCAACCGCAGCGAGACGCGCTTCGCCGTTGTGGTGGACGAATACGGCGACATCATGGGCATCGCCACCCTGCGCGACCTGCTTGAAGCCATTGTGGGCGACCTGCCGGACCAACACGACGAAGGCGAGCCCCAGGCCGTCGCGCGGGAAGACGGCTCCTGGCTGCTGGACGGGCTGCTGCCCCTGCGGGAGGCCTGTGCGGTCGTGGATTTCTGCTGGCCGCAGGACGAGCCCCGGCGCATCGAGACCCTGGCGGGCTTTCTCATGCACCAGTTGGGCAGGCTGCCCAAGATCGGCGACGTGATCCACTGGAAAGGCCTTCGCTTCGAGATCGTGGACATGGACGCCCGCCGCATCGACCGGGTGCTGCTTTCCAGGGAGCAGACGCAAGCGGAACAGTAG
- a CDS encoding methyl-accepting chemotaxis protein — protein MKAIASKRLSFRYIGCVVLILCLFLSGFGLYLHSNQARKETQSSEESSRAALKSAALALHDWIDGQVKLGTVLSHAPEVVRACRNPADPAATAPAKALLQKVHDAYGFYENIPLAAHVPGGGAITVTVNGEPRSVRDGAFFTDTVNGNTIGKCGAQMRFIQESRQGRDYFISDVYPSLLRGNPIFVIAFPVRDQGEHVGTLILAPRMDKFSDMFVNTSKIGETGHLFFLDDRGMVIAHPDQAMVLKKDLGDHAGYLKRLAAGEDNFVASAGAEADIRYLAQPIAIPEANIQNRWLLCASQSMAEIKSGADRFAKVLAVSGALFLVVLACALYLLTRALVTRPLNTVAEYAKAVEQGDLDATLTLNRSDEIGMLADSLRNMTVHIIGAIREEMGFMQGILGGIRNPFVVVDTELKVRNCSQSMVEVTGLGGDAKDVQGMHVAKLLFGDPARHVILEDVLRDGQPRHNVPFSYTNPKGRDYEMVIDVVVIRDEKGVLLGGITFWNDVTELKARQRAIEAQNRRIEEAAAAAETLSVETDASIRTLTQDIAQSSERTDQQKGHLLETVTAIDELSATVQEIARNAAKTASNAEDTRTQADSGVEVVRESMRAIQALQGVVEAMGTDLEQLSTQADGIDNVMKIINDIADQTNLLALNAAIEAARAGDAGRGFSVVADEVRKLAEKTMAATGEVETAIAAIQGGTRKCVQSIRQVDAEANRSVTSADKTHGALTQIAELARTTSGMVASIATAAEQQSAATEQIARTASGVGAMAEENHLAMRQSESNVRGVETSFKELREIIKAMRGQ, from the coding sequence ATGAAGGCAATCGCGAGCAAACGGCTTTCCTTCCGGTACATCGGCTGTGTGGTCCTCATTCTCTGCCTGTTCCTTTCGGGCTTTGGACTGTACCTGCACAGCAACCAGGCGCGCAAGGAAACGCAATCCAGCGAAGAAAGCAGCCGCGCCGCCCTCAAGAGCGCGGCCCTGGCCCTGCACGACTGGATAGACGGGCAGGTCAAGCTCGGCACGGTGCTGTCGCACGCGCCGGAGGTGGTCCGGGCCTGCCGCAATCCTGCCGACCCGGCGGCCACGGCCCCGGCCAAGGCGCTGCTGCAAAAGGTGCACGACGCATACGGGTTTTATGAAAACATCCCCCTTGCCGCCCATGTTCCGGGGGGCGGGGCCATCACCGTCACGGTGAACGGCGAGCCGCGCAGCGTGCGCGACGGCGCGTTCTTCACCGACACGGTAAACGGCAACACCATCGGCAAGTGCGGCGCGCAGATGCGCTTCATCCAGGAATCCCGGCAAGGCCGCGACTATTTCATCAGCGACGTGTACCCAAGCCTGCTGCGGGGCAACCCCATCTTCGTCATCGCCTTCCCCGTGCGCGACCAGGGCGAGCACGTGGGCACGCTGATCCTGGCGCCGCGCATGGACAAATTCTCGGACATGTTCGTGAACACGTCCAAAATCGGCGAGACGGGGCACCTCTTCTTCCTGGACGACCGGGGCATGGTCATCGCCCACCCGGACCAGGCCATGGTGCTGAAAAAGGATCTGGGCGACCACGCGGGCTACCTGAAGCGGCTCGCGGCAGGGGAGGACAACTTCGTTGCCAGCGCCGGGGCGGAAGCCGACATCCGCTACCTCGCCCAGCCCATCGCCATCCCCGAGGCCAACATCCAAAACCGCTGGCTGCTCTGCGCCTCGCAGTCCATGGCGGAAATCAAGAGCGGAGCGGACCGCTTCGCCAAGGTCCTGGCCGTGTCCGGCGCGCTGTTCCTGGTCGTGCTGGCCTGCGCCCTCTACCTGCTGACCCGCGCCCTGGTCACCCGGCCCCTGAACACCGTGGCGGAATACGCCAAGGCCGTGGAGCAGGGCGACCTGGACGCCACGCTCACCCTGAACCGCAGCGACGAAATCGGGATGCTGGCGGACTCCCTGCGCAACATGACCGTGCACATCATCGGGGCAATCCGCGAGGAGATGGGCTTCATGCAGGGCATCCTGGGCGGCATACGCAACCCCTTCGTCGTGGTGGACACGGAGCTCAAGGTACGCAACTGCAGCCAAAGCATGGTTGAAGTCACAGGCCTGGGCGGGGACGCCAAGGACGTTCAGGGAATGCACGTGGCCAAGCTGCTCTTCGGCGATCCCGCGCGGCACGTTATTTTGGAAGATGTGCTCCGCGACGGACAACCGCGCCACAACGTGCCGTTTTCCTACACCAATCCCAAAGGCCGCGACTACGAGATGGTCATCGACGTGGTGGTCATCCGCGACGAGAAGGGGGTGCTGCTTGGCGGCATCACCTTCTGGAACGACGTCACCGAGCTCAAGGCCAGGCAACGCGCCATCGAGGCCCAGAACCGCCGCATCGAGGAGGCCGCCGCCGCCGCCGAAACCCTGTCCGTGGAGACCGACGCCTCCATCCGCACGCTGACGCAGGACATCGCCCAGTCCAGCGAGCGCACGGACCAGCAAAAGGGGCATCTGCTCGAAACCGTCACGGCCATCGACGAGTTGAGCGCCACGGTGCAGGAAATCGCGCGCAACGCCGCCAAGACCGCGTCCAACGCGGAGGACACCCGCACCCAGGCCGACAGCGGTGTCGAGGTCGTGCGCGAATCCATGCGGGCCATACAGGCGCTGCAAGGCGTGGTGGAAGCCATGGGGACCGACCTGGAGCAGCTCAGCACGCAGGCCGACGGCATCGACAACGTCATGAAGATCATCAACGACATTGCGGACCAGACCAACCTGCTGGCCCTGAACGCGGCCATCGAGGCGGCCCGGGCCGGGGACGCGGGCCGGGGCTTTTCCGTGGTGGCCGACGAAGTGCGCAAGCTTGCGGAAAAGACCATGGCCGCAACCGGGGAAGTGGAAACCGCCATTGCGGCCATCCAGGGCGGCACGCGCAAATGCGTGCAATCCATCCGGCAGGTCGACGCCGAGGCCAACCGGAGCGTGACCAGCGCGGACAAGACGCATGGCGCGCTGACGCAGATCGCCGAACTGGCCCGCACCACCAGCGGCATGGTGGCCAGCATCGCCACCGCCGCGGAACAACAGTCCGCCGCCACGGAGCAGATCGCCCGCACGGCCAGCGGCGTGGGGGCCATGGCCGAGGAGAACCACCTCGCCATGCGGCAGTCCGAATCCAACGTCCGGGGCGTGGAAACCTCCTTCAAGGAGCTCAGGGAAATCATCAAGGCCATGCGCGGGCAATGA
- a CDS encoding energy transducer TonB family protein — MTSSPVLNACVAVSLCAHVLLFQLRWTSEACSGGEQLLIPADFDVAVMPSGDALSLGQAADPTEDGDKGEKGQASRQRQALRQFTASVCKAIEQRKFQPSRQGLEDLIGNASYAFTIMADGSFADLRLVRGSGVARLDQTALLAIHAASGVVKRPKITGSAPLHISVTVKYQHSL; from the coding sequence ATGACGTCCAGTCCGGTGCTGAACGCCTGCGTCGCCGTCTCGCTGTGCGCGCACGTTCTGCTGTTCCAGCTGCGCTGGACTTCCGAGGCCTGTTCCGGCGGCGAGCAGCTCCTCATTCCCGCGGATTTCGACGTGGCCGTCATGCCGAGCGGCGATGCCCTGAGCCTGGGCCAGGCGGCGGATCCGACCGAGGACGGGGACAAGGGGGAAAAGGGCCAGGCGAGCCGACAACGGCAGGCGCTCCGCCAGTTCACGGCCTCCGTGTGCAAGGCCATAGAACAGCGCAAGTTCCAGCCAAGCCGCCAGGGGCTGGAAGACCTGATCGGCAACGCCAGCTACGCCTTCACCATCATGGCGGACGGCTCCTTCGCCGACCTGCGGCTGGTGCGCGGCTCGGGCGTGGCCCGGCTGGACCAGACCGCCCTGCTCGCCATCCACGCGGCCAGCGGCGTGGTCAAACGCCCCAAGATCACCGGCAGCGCGCCCCTACACATCTCCGTGACCGTCAAGTATCAGCATTCGCTGTAG
- a CDS encoding ExbD/TolR family protein translates to MISFKRCTPKPSSPDITSLLDVVFILLLFFVVSSVFTARGMDMELPDAETAHPVSGKSMEIQLAADGSLSCDGNPATLRDLSFILERTAGLPPASQPGRILLKAQPEAHVDVFVRVVDMVRKHGFSNVVIATRTSGQPANIDGDAQ, encoded by the coding sequence GTGATCTCCTTCAAGCGCTGCACCCCGAAGCCCTCCTCTCCGGACATCACCTCCCTCTTGGACGTGGTGTTCATTCTTCTGCTCTTCTTCGTGGTTTCCTCGGTATTCACCGCCCGCGGCATGGACATGGAACTGCCCGATGCGGAAACCGCGCATCCGGTCTCCGGAAAGTCCATGGAAATCCAACTCGCGGCCGACGGCTCGCTTTCCTGCGACGGGAACCCGGCCACCCTGCGCGACCTCTCCTTCATACTGGAGCGCACAGCGGGCCTTCCCCCGGCCAGCCAGCCCGGCCGCATCCTGCTCAAGGCCCAGCCCGAGGCGCACGTGGATGTCTTTGTGCGCGTGGTGGACATGGTGCGCAAGCACGGGTTCAGCAACGTGGTCATCGCCACGCGCACCAGCGGGCAACCCGCCAACATCGACGGGGACGCGCAATGA
- a CDS encoding MotA/TolQ/ExbB proton channel family protein — protein sequence MNLFQQGGPLMWPLLALSVATLAVMAERFVVFTTTHFPDRDSLSSILEMLRQGNTRDSLALVQDSAPFFAAYFVALLAPGTARQREAHAQLAGEEALFSLSRRLDFLSTAASAAPLIGLLGTVAGMISAFSKLASSGNVDITMLAGGIWQALLTTGAGLCIAIPALLAHRWFLRQHEKTAFAMQRAAALLLEVEPPEPKA from the coding sequence ATGAACCTGTTCCAGCAAGGCGGCCCGCTGATGTGGCCGCTTCTCGCGCTTTCCGTGGCGACCCTCGCCGTCATGGCCGAACGTTTCGTGGTATTCACCACCACGCATTTCCCGGACCGCGACAGCCTCTCCTCCATTCTGGAGATGCTGCGCCAGGGCAACACACGGGATTCGCTCGCCCTGGTTCAGGACAGCGCGCCCTTTTTCGCCGCATACTTCGTCGCGCTGCTTGCGCCGGGCACGGCGCGCCAACGCGAGGCGCACGCCCAGCTTGCCGGAGAGGAAGCCCTGTTCTCCCTGAGCCGTCGCCTGGACTTCCTCTCCACCGCGGCCTCGGCGGCGCCCCTCATCGGCCTGCTGGGCACGGTCGCGGGCATGATCTCGGCCTTCTCCAAACTGGCGAGCTCCGGCAACGTGGACATCACCATGCTGGCGGGCGGCATCTGGCAGGCCCTGCTGACCACCGGGGCGGGGCTGTGCATCGCCATACCGGCGCTGTTGGCCCACCGCTGGTTCCTGCGCCAGCACGAAAAAACGGCCTTCGCCATGCAGCGGGCCGCGGCGCTGCTTCTGGAGGTGGAGCCGCCGGAGCCGAAAGCGTGA
- a CDS encoding CobW family GTP-binding protein → MNLSALLPPLRAKGQPVNTPGLLMNSLLAASRHDEFMRLVGWKGMAVCSRANLAWTMRLRSRPGIYGLGAEAGGQDQDMRTAVLGLYYFPAADEALLERMSLAAHLATAQPDYLDRVRAFSAAPDWAAPFRLGAARILFHRDESAMALQLRAFDRKACIAMDGVATDSGDWLVAPGEPEEDIPAQDIAMDLFLVLCAAMSNSLGERPARYGREEAPSAIPGYTRDGRRVHSGGHCADITHSLAWGDDAAACELLLPLRREDTRTPDQTGDMPHAIASALLWKIHDLPSLRTEEECAFAFDTRPRLIVLSGFLGSGKTTFLNQLLEYHASRDELVAIIQNEVGQTGVDGKLLEGDDSIVEMDEGCVCCTLAGNLSRGIEQLTARFSPKVIVLESTGLANPFNILREINTLRPLVRLDSITTLVDAVNAPLLLDTSDIATDQIKAADIILLNKCDLVSEQERVRLAGRIRALNARALVAETEYGAINPATLYDSDPFDRNLPEPPPGQCGHAHHTHAMEGFTSRRFAFGVPLDRDVLVQTMERLLPCGVFRLKGIVAIAGLEHAQVVQYVAGRHEFSSLGKPFDDQSFLVAIGKDMDLSPLEALQEACA, encoded by the coding sequence ATGAATCTTTCCGCACTGCTCCCCCCCCTGCGCGCCAAAGGCCAGCCCGTGAACACGCCGGGCCTGCTCATGAACAGCCTGCTCGCCGCCTCGCGCCACGACGAATTCATGCGCCTTGTCGGCTGGAAAGGCATGGCCGTGTGCTCCAGGGCGAACCTCGCCTGGACCATGCGGCTGCGCAGTCGGCCCGGCATATACGGCCTGGGCGCGGAAGCGGGCGGACAAGACCAGGACATGCGGACCGCCGTATTGGGCCTGTACTATTTCCCGGCGGCCGATGAAGCGCTCCTGGAACGCATGTCCCTGGCCGCACACCTCGCCACTGCGCAACCCGATTATCTGGATCGGGTCCGCGCCTTCTCGGCCGCGCCGGACTGGGCCGCTCCGTTTCGCCTCGGAGCGGCCCGCATCCTTTTCCACCGCGACGAAAGCGCCATGGCGCTCCAGCTCCGCGCCTTCGATCGCAAGGCCTGCATCGCCATGGACGGCGTGGCCACGGACTCCGGAGACTGGCTCGTCGCTCCGGGAGAACCCGAAGAGGACATCCCCGCCCAGGACATCGCCATGGATCTGTTCCTGGTTCTCTGCGCGGCCATGTCCAACAGCCTGGGCGAGCGCCCCGCGCGCTACGGCCGGGAGGAGGCCCCCTCCGCCATCCCCGGCTACACACGGGACGGTCGGCGCGTCCACAGCGGCGGGCACTGCGCCGACATCACCCACAGCCTCGCCTGGGGCGACGATGCGGCCGCCTGCGAGCTTCTGCTCCCGCTCCGCCGGGAGGACACGCGTACCCCGGACCAGACCGGAGACATGCCGCACGCCATCGCCTCGGCCCTGCTCTGGAAAATCCACGACCTCCCCTCCCTGAGAACGGAGGAGGAGTGCGCCTTCGCCTTCGACACCCGGCCCAGGCTCATCGTCCTGAGCGGGTTCCTGGGCTCGGGCAAGACCACCTTCCTGAACCAGCTGCTGGAGTATCACGCCTCGCGCGACGAACTGGTGGCCATCATCCAGAACGAGGTGGGCCAGACCGGGGTGGACGGCAAGCTTCTGGAAGGCGACGACTCCATCGTGGAAATGGACGAGGGCTGCGTGTGCTGCACCCTGGCCGGCAACCTTTCCCGCGGCATCGAGCAACTCACGGCCCGGTTCAGCCCCAAGGTCATTGTGCTGGAAAGCACAGGGCTGGCCAACCCATTCAACATACTCAGGGAAATCAACACCCTTCGCCCCCTGGTGCGGCTGGACTCCATCACCACCCTGGTGGACGCGGTCAACGCGCCCCTGCTGCTGGACACCAGCGACATCGCCACGGACCAGATCAAGGCCGCGGACATCATCCTGCTGAACAAGTGCGACCTGGTTTCCGAACAGGAGCGCGTCCGCCTCGCCGGGCGCATCCGCGCCCTGAACGCCCGTGCGCTTGTGGCCGAAACCGAATACGGAGCCATCAATCCGGCGACGCTCTACGACTCCGACCCCTTTGACCGGAATCTTCCCGAACCGCCGCCAGGACAGTGCGGCCATGCGCACCACACCCACGCCATGGAGGGGTTCACCTCCAGGCGCTTCGCCTTTGGCGTCCCGCTGGACAGGGATGTCCTGGTCCAGACCATGGAGCGCCTGCTCCCCTGCGGCGTGTTCCGGCTCAAGGGCATTGTGGCCATAGCCGGGCTCGAACACGCCCAGGTGGTGCAATATGTCGCGGGAAGGCATGAGTTCTCCAGTCTTGGCAAGCCGTTCGACGATCAGTCCTTCCTGGTCGCCATTGGCAAGGACATGGACCTGTCCCCCCTTGAGGCGCTTCAGGAGGCGTGCGCATGA
- a CDS encoding MBL fold metallo-hydrolase gives MSDEKKTISRRDFVKGAATGLVAGAFASMGMYSYTPWAYARLPEKKRTPQDFGTCRSVRVTNISETSWFNNAHLIGDINEAGGLLVNQYTLNWAPMANGKGSAKGSYEEGISTIKDLLPHHLEKAWEIQKKLSLHPDNPGGFSCLLEVEALDGTVRKYLLDTGWSYEWMDACFKREGIDQMLRNREIEALFISHEHWDHFWGLPVTMKYDNRIPLYLHNGFYKEGLQYVKDSGYKGAPVILDKTITPIIPGMAVLKFDVPIINRVFGETSLAFNVKDKGLVLISGCNHQGILQFADLAYTSLKYDNDKFYGIYGGLHISPFEDWDPKYDDLVISLGKWGFERIGCNHCTGHLTAKKFIEAGYPVVRGTARFRSSSPDYLGNGDKITFG, from the coding sequence ATGAGCGACGAAAAGAAGACGATAAGCAGGCGCGACTTCGTGAAGGGCGCGGCCACGGGTTTGGTGGCCGGGGCGTTCGCGAGCATGGGCATGTACTCGTACACCCCCTGGGCCTACGCCCGCCTTCCGGAAAAGAAGCGCACCCCGCAGGACTTCGGAACCTGCCGCAGCGTGCGCGTGACCAACATCTCGGAAACCAGCTGGTTCAACAACGCCCACCTCATCGGCGACATCAACGAGGCCGGCGGCCTGCTGGTGAACCAGTACACCCTGAACTGGGCGCCCATGGCCAACGGCAAGGGCTCGGCCAAGGGCTCCTACGAGGAAGGCATCAGCACCATCAAGGACCTGCTGCCCCACCACCTGGAAAAGGCCTGGGAAATCCAGAAGAAGCTGTCCCTGCACCCGGACAATCCGGGCGGCTTCTCCTGCCTGCTTGAGGTGGAGGCCCTGGACGGCACCGTGCGCAAGTACCTGCTGGACACCGGCTGGTCGTACGAATGGATGGACGCCTGCTTCAAGCGCGAGGGCATCGACCAGATGCTGCGCAACCGCGAAATCGAGGCCCTGTTCATTTCCCACGAGCACTGGGACCACTTCTGGGGACTGCCCGTCACCATGAAGTACGACAACCGCATTCCCCTGTACCTGCACAACGGCTTCTACAAGGAAGGCCTCCAGTACGTGAAGGACAGCGGGTACAAGGGCGCCCCGGTCATCCTGGACAAGACCATAACCCCGATCATTCCGGGCATGGCCGTGCTCAAGTTCGATGTGCCCATCATCAACCGCGTGTTCGGCGAGACCTCCCTGGCCTTCAACGTCAAGGACAAGGGATTGGTGCTCATCTCCGGCTGCAACCACCAGGGCATTCTCCAGTTCGCGGACCTCGCCTACACCAGCCTCAAGTACGACAACGACAAGTTCTACGGCATTTACGGGGGCCTGCACATCTCGCCCTTCGAGGACTGGGATCCGAAGTACGACGACCTGGTCATCTCCCTCGGCAAATGGGGCTTCGAGCGCATCGGTTGCAACCATTGCACCGGCCACCTCACGGCCAAGAAGTTCATCGAGGCGGGCTACCCCGTGGTGCGCGGCACCGCCCGGTTCCGCTCCTCCTCGCCGGACTACCTCGGCAACGGCGACAAGATAACCTTCGGCTGA